In Mariluticola halotolerans, one DNA window encodes the following:
- the pstA gene encoding phosphate ABC transporter permease PstA, giving the protein MTDMAATLQAQKTAAEAMRKRRYAADARLRWYGRIAISVAILLLLTLLVTISAGGYKAFIQTHATIDFPISEELVDRADPAKGDWRAVVRNGIEAAIPGIAASELRKAQQILTNNTQFFVRDAVVADPSVIGKTLTMRVPVSDPYDQMQKGVVSRHLPEERRRLTDREIEWFDALASQGRISTPFNWGLLFNADSRFPEIAGLSGAIVGSFYALMVCFLISFPVGIAAAVYLEEFAPKNRITDIIEVNINNLAAVPSIVFGLLGLAVFLQMFGLPRSAPLVGGMVLSLMTLPTIIIVTRAALKSVPPSIREAAAGIGASPHQVILHHVLPLALPGILTGTIIGLAQALGETAPLLLIGMNAFITSPPGGVMEASTALPTQIFIWADSPERGFVARTSAGIMVLLGFLLVMNAIAIFLRQRLERRW; this is encoded by the coding sequence ATGACCGATATGGCCGCGACACTCCAAGCTCAAAAAACCGCAGCGGAAGCGATGCGCAAACGGCGCTACGCCGCGGATGCCCGCCTGCGCTGGTACGGACGGATCGCCATCAGCGTGGCAATCCTGCTTTTGCTGACACTTCTGGTCACCATCTCGGCTGGCGGCTACAAGGCTTTCATCCAGACCCATGCCACCATCGATTTCCCCATTTCGGAGGAACTCGTGGATCGCGCAGATCCCGCCAAGGGTGACTGGCGTGCGGTTGTACGAAACGGCATTGAGGCGGCCATTCCCGGCATTGCCGCAAGCGAATTGCGCAAGGCTCAGCAAATCCTGACGAACAACACCCAGTTCTTCGTGCGTGATGCTGTCGTGGCTGATCCATCGGTTATCGGCAAGACCCTGACCATGCGCGTGCCGGTCTCTGATCCTTATGACCAGATGCAAAAGGGCGTTGTAAGCCGCCATCTGCCCGAGGAGCGCCGCCGGCTGACCGACCGGGAGATCGAATGGTTCGATGCATTGGCAAGCCAGGGCCGTATCAGCACACCGTTCAACTGGGGCCTGTTGTTCAATGCGGATAGCCGCTTCCCCGAAATTGCCGGCCTGTCCGGTGCCATTGTCGGCTCGTTCTATGCGCTGATGGTGTGCTTCCTGATCAGCTTCCCCGTGGGCATTGCCGCGGCAGTCTATCTCGAAGAGTTCGCGCCGAAGAACCGCATCACCGATATTATCGAGGTCAACATCAACAATCTGGCGGCCGTGCCCTCGATTGTGTTTGGTCTTTTGGGTCTTGCCGTCTTCCTGCAAATGTTCGGATTGCCGCGCTCGGCACCATTGGTCGGCGGCATGGTTCTGTCGCTGATGACGCTGCCAACCATCATTATTGTCACCCGGGCCGCGCTGAAATCCGTGCCCCCCTCTATCCGTGAAGCGGCGGCCGGCATCGGGGCGTCCCCCCATCAGGTTATTCTGCACCACGTGTTGCCGCTGGCATTGCCCGGCATCCTGACCGGCACCATTATCGGCCTCGCCCAGGCGCTTGGCGAAACCGCACCGCTTCTGCTCATCGGCATGAACGCCTTCATCACCAGCCCGCCGGGTGGTGTGATGGAAGCGTCAACGGCGCTGCCCACGCAGATTTTCATCTGGGCCGACAGCCCCGAACGCGGGTTTGTCGCGCGGACTTCGGCGGGTATCATGGTTCTGTTGGGCTTCCTTCTGGTGATGAACGCGATAGCCATTTTCCTGCGCCAACGCCTTGAGCGGCGCTGGTAG
- the pstB gene encoding phosphate ABC transporter ATP-binding protein PstB, whose amino-acid sequence MTGRNVSVFYGEKQALFDVNLEIETNQVTSLIGPSGCGKSTFLRSLNRMNDTIDICRVTGNILLDGQDIYDRSIDVVELRARVGMVFQKPNPFPKSIFENVAYGPRIHGMVQSKTDLDEIVTSSLKRAGLFEEVKDRLAEPGTGLSGGQQQRLCIARAIATKPEVLLMDEPCSALDPIATAIIEELIDELRENFTIIIVTHSMQQAARVSQKTAFFHLGRLIEEGATDEIFTNPHDKKTQDYITGRIG is encoded by the coding sequence ATGACCGGTCGCAACGTCAGTGTCTTTTATGGCGAGAAGCAGGCCCTGTTCGATGTGAACCTGGAAATCGAGACCAATCAGGTCACCTCCCTGATCGGGCCTTCCGGGTGCGGCAAGTCAACCTTCCTGCGCTCTCTCAACCGCATGAACGATACGATCGATATCTGCCGGGTGACGGGCAATATTCTTCTCGACGGGCAGGATATCTACGATCGCAGTATCGATGTGGTGGAATTGCGCGCCCGCGTCGGCATGGTGTTCCAGAAGCCGAACCCGTTCCCGAAATCGATTTTCGAGAACGTCGCCTATGGCCCGCGCATTCACGGCATGGTGCAGTCGAAAACCGATCTCGACGAGATCGTGACGTCCTCGCTGAAGCGCGCAGGTCTTTTTGAAGAGGTCAAGGACCGCCTCGCCGAACCCGGCACCGGCCTGTCCGGTGGTCAGCAGCAGCGCTTGTGCATTGCCCGCGCCATCGCCACCAAGCCCGAAGTTTTGCTCATGGATGAGCCTTGCTCAGCGCTCGATCCGATTGCGACCGCCATCATTGAGGAACTGATCGATGAATTGCGCGAGAATTTCACAATCATCATCGTGACCCACTCCATGCAACAGGCGGCGCGTGTGAGCCAGAAAACGGCGTTCTTCCATCTCGGCAGGCTGATCGAGGAAGGCGCGACGGATGAGATTTTCACCAATCCGCACGACAAAAAGACCCAGGATTACATAACCGGCCGTATCGGCTGA
- the phoU gene encoding phosphate signaling complex protein PhoU: protein MSSEHIVTSYEDELTDLARAISEMGGMVEAAISTAINALLKLDHETAKQIIAADKAVDDMQRKIDETAVSMIARRQPMAADLRMIISSVHVANDLERIGDMAKNIARRTLQIDGNKLSPQFYNGVRHMTDLILQQIKDALDSFANRDTAAAIAVCERDDEVDALYMSLFRELLTYMMEDPRNITQCTNLLFCGKNLERTGDHATNIAEAAYYLETGKNLPVILEEKAQQKS from the coding sequence ATGTCCTCCGAACATATCGTTACCTCTTACGAAGACGAGTTGACCGACCTGGCCCGCGCCATTTCGGAAATGGGCGGCATGGTGGAAGCGGCTATCTCAACCGCCATCAATGCCCTGTTGAAACTCGATCACGAGACCGCCAAGCAAATCATCGCTGCCGACAAGGCCGTTGACGACATGCAGCGCAAGATCGATGAAACCGCCGTCTCGATGATCGCCCGCCGGCAGCCCATGGCGGCTGACCTGCGCATGATCATCTCCTCGGTGCATGTGGCCAATGATCTGGAGCGGATCGGCGACATGGCGAAAAACATCGCCCGCCGCACCCTGCAGATCGATGGCAACAAGCTGTCGCCGCAATTCTATAACGGCGTGCGGCACATGACCGACCTGATCCTGCAGCAGATCAAGGATGCGCTCGATTCCTTTGCCAATCGCGACACGGCGGCGGCAATTGCCGTATGTGAACGCGATGACGAGGTTGACGCGCTCTATATGTCCCTGTTCCGCGAACTCCTCACCTACATGATGGAAGACCCGCGCAATATCACCCAGTGCACCAATTTGTTGTTCTGCGGCAAGAATCTGGAGCGCACCGGCGACCACGCCACCAATATTGCCGAGGCCGCCTATTACCTCGAGACCGGCAAGAACCTGCCCGTCATTCTCGAGGAAAAGGCCCAGCAAAAAAGCTAA
- the phoB gene encoding phosphate regulon transcriptional regulator PhoB — translation MAATILIVEDESDLAVMLRYNLEAEGFNVLSALSGDEAATLLHETTPDLILLDWMLPGLSGIELCRRWRAREETAHIPIIMLTARGEEDERIRGLATGADDYVVKPFSIPELLARVNALLRRANPQLVTSVMKAGDLELDRANHRVRRSGREIHLGPTEYRLLEYLMRNPGRVYSREQLLNSVWGTDVFVDERTVDVHVGRLRKAINRGRGNDPIRTVRGAGYAFNERFAATA, via the coding sequence ATGGCAGCGACGATTCTGATTGTGGAAGATGAAAGCGACCTCGCGGTCATGCTGCGTTACAATCTCGAGGCAGAGGGTTTTAATGTGCTCTCTGCCCTCAGCGGCGACGAAGCGGCAACCCTGTTGCATGAGACAACACCCGATCTGATCCTTCTGGACTGGATGTTGCCCGGGCTCTCGGGGATTGAACTGTGCCGCCGCTGGCGCGCCCGTGAGGAAACCGCGCATATCCCCATCATCATGCTCACGGCCCGTGGTGAGGAAGACGAGCGTATTCGCGGTCTAGCCACCGGTGCCGATGATTATGTGGTCAAGCCGTTCTCGATCCCTGAATTGCTGGCCCGGGTCAACGCGCTGCTGCGCCGCGCCAATCCGCAATTGGTCACCTCGGTGATGAAGGCGGGGGATCTGGAACTTGATCGCGCCAATCACCGGGTGCGCCGGTCAGGCCGCGAGATCCATCTTGGCCCCACCGAGTACCGGTTGCTTGAATATCTGATGCGCAATCCCGGCCGGGTCTATTCGCGCGAGCAATTGCTCAACAGCGTTTGGGGCACCGATGTTTTTGTCGATGAACGTACCGTCGATGTACACGTGGGCAGATTGCGCAAGGCCATCAATCGCGGCCGGGGCAATGATCCCATCCGCACTGTGCGCGGCGCTGGCTATGCCTTTAACGAACGTTTCGCGGCCACAGCCTGA